In Dehalobacter sp., the following proteins share a genomic window:
- a CDS encoding bifunctional (p)ppGpp synthetase/guanosine-3',5'-bis(diphosphate) 3'-pyrophosphohydrolase, whose product MNFQQLKETLISNNAQYNLEKIEEAYEYAELAHRGQLRNSGEKYIYHPLEVASILAELEMDDSTIIAALLHDVAEDTNRTLGDIRKNFGDEVAGLVDGVTKLGKISYKSKVEVQVENLRKMFLAMAKDIRVILIKLADRLHNMRTLKYQSESKQKEIAQETIEIYAPLANRLGIFRIKWELEDLAFRYLHSQEYYDLVEGISLKRKERQEQIDEVIEQLKVRLDEVGIEADIAGRPKHFFSIYKKMLDQNKDLSEIFDLTAVRVIVKTVNDCYGALGVIHTLWKPIPGRFKDYIAMPKPNMYQSLHTTLIGNHGDPFEIQIRTWEMHRTAEYGIAAHWKYKEGKKIESNFEQKLSWIRQLLEVQHDSKDDAGEFMESLKIDLFADTVFVFTPKGDVVELPADSCPIDFAYRVHTDVGHSCIGAKINGRIVPLDTKLKNGDIVEILTTKTPTGPSRDWVCLVKTSQAKNRIRQWFKKEKREENIIRGREGLEREARKLGLEPSTALKSENMIKLAKSFSFNNIDDLYAAMGDGAITFKKALGRLKEEILKEELKTPLLPIQAEHKHLVKHSQGVSVKGVNNILIRFSRCCNPLPGDPIIGYITRGRGVSIHRADCSELVGLTAEEQERIVEVEWEAAVESIYPVDIEIIGLDRVGLVSDIMNVITETRTHMLGMSARVGKDRVSHIRLRIEVKNLDHLNFVLNKFRKVKDVTVVERIQGGGNN is encoded by the coding sequence ATGAATTTTCAACAACTGAAGGAAACATTGATTTCCAATAATGCGCAATACAATCTGGAAAAAATTGAAGAGGCCTATGAATATGCGGAACTTGCCCATCGCGGCCAACTCCGCAATTCCGGCGAAAAGTATATCTATCATCCGCTGGAAGTCGCTTCGATTCTTGCCGAATTGGAGATGGACGATTCGACGATCATTGCTGCGCTGCTGCATGATGTCGCTGAAGATACGAACAGAACGCTTGGAGATATCCGTAAGAATTTTGGCGATGAAGTTGCGGGGCTCGTCGATGGGGTAACCAAACTCGGCAAAATTTCGTACAAGAGCAAGGTTGAAGTTCAGGTTGAGAACTTAAGGAAAATGTTTCTGGCGATGGCCAAGGATATTCGGGTTATTTTAATCAAGCTGGCCGACCGCCTGCACAATATGCGGACCCTGAAATATCAGTCTGAATCTAAACAAAAGGAAATTGCGCAGGAGACGATCGAGATCTATGCGCCCTTAGCCAATAGGCTCGGGATATTCCGGATCAAGTGGGAGCTGGAAGATCTCGCCTTTCGCTATTTGCATTCGCAGGAATATTACGATTTAGTTGAAGGTATTTCTTTAAAGAGAAAAGAAAGACAGGAACAGATCGATGAGGTGATCGAGCAGCTTAAAGTCAGGCTCGATGAAGTCGGAATTGAAGCCGATATTGCCGGCCGTCCGAAGCATTTCTTTAGTATCTATAAAAAGATGCTCGATCAAAACAAAGATCTGAGTGAAATATTTGATTTGACGGCAGTCCGGGTCATTGTCAAAACCGTGAATGACTGCTACGGAGCACTGGGGGTTATTCACACCCTATGGAAGCCTATTCCCGGAAGGTTTAAAGATTATATTGCGATGCCGAAACCGAATATGTACCAGTCACTGCATACGACATTAATTGGAAACCACGGGGACCCGTTTGAAATCCAGATCCGGACCTGGGAAATGCACCGGACGGCTGAATACGGGATTGCTGCCCACTGGAAATACAAAGAAGGCAAAAAAATTGAGAGTAATTTCGAACAGAAACTATCCTGGATTCGCCAGCTCCTGGAGGTACAGCATGACTCCAAGGATGATGCCGGCGAATTTATGGAATCGCTGAAAATAGACTTGTTTGCGGATACTGTATTTGTATTTACACCCAAAGGCGATGTCGTTGAATTGCCTGCCGATTCCTGTCCGATTGATTTTGCGTACCGGGTTCATACGGATGTCGGACATAGCTGTATCGGTGCTAAAATCAACGGAAGAATCGTTCCACTTGACACCAAATTGAAAAACGGGGATATTGTTGAGATTCTGACAACCAAGACACCCACCGGACCGAGTAGGGACTGGGTCTGTCTCGTAAAGACCTCTCAGGCCAAAAACAGGATCCGCCAGTGGTTTAAGAAAGAAAAAAGAGAAGAGAATATTATCAGAGGACGTGAAGGCCTCGAGCGTGAAGCCAGGAAACTTGGGCTTGAACCGTCAACAGCCTTAAAATCAGAAAACATGATCAAATTAGCCAAGAGCTTCAGTTTTAACAACATTGATGATCTATATGCAGCAATGGGTGATGGTGCGATTACTTTTAAAAAGGCCCTGGGCCGTTTGAAGGAAGAAATTCTGAAAGAAGAGCTGAAAACGCCGCTTCTTCCGATTCAGGCAGAACACAAGCACCTGGTGAAGCATTCTCAGGGAGTATCGGTCAAGGGGGTAAACAATATCCTGATCCGGTTTTCCCGGTGCTGCAATCCGCTTCCCGGAGATCCGATCATCGGCTATATAACGAGAGGCCGCGGCGTATCAATCCACAGGGCGGACTGCTCGGAGCTCGTTGGCCTTACGGCAGAAGAGCAGGAGCGGATCGTTGAGGTTGAATGGGAAGCCGCTGTCGAGTCAATCTATCCTGTAGACATCGAGATTATCGGTCTGGATCGCGTGGGTTTGGTCAGCGACATCATGAACGTGATCACCGAAACACGGACCCATATGCTCGGAATGAGTGCCCGGGTAGGCAAAGACCGCGTCTCCCATATCCGTCTGAGAATCGAAGTGAAAAACCTCGACCATTTAAACTTTGTTCTTAACAAGTTCCGCAAAGTCAAAGATGTTACCGTGGTCGAAAGAATTCAGGGCGGAGGAAATAATTAA
- a CDS encoding MBL fold metallo-hydrolase — MIERIITPVLGVNCYVLACDKTKKAAIIDPGSGSAMIKDLLRRHNLEVERIILTHGHYDHIGAAEELRKTLHAEVAVHREDAGMLTDPQKNLSRMFSRDYVMSPAEILLEDGQEFFIGEVQIKVIHTPGHTPGGICLLTDGVLFSGDTLFDCSIGRADFPGGDFHKLLSSIHDKLMILDDQILVYPGHESFTSIGRERVRNPYISGDLA; from the coding sequence GTGATTGAAAGAATAATTACGCCTGTCTTGGGTGTGAACTGCTACGTGCTGGCTTGTGACAAGACCAAAAAGGCTGCAATCATCGATCCCGGATCGGGCAGTGCGATGATCAAGGATTTGCTGAGGAGGCATAACCTCGAGGTTGAACGGATCATCTTGACGCACGGACATTATGACCATATCGGGGCAGCTGAAGAATTGAGAAAAACGCTGCATGCTGAAGTCGCCGTCCACAGGGAGGATGCAGGGATGCTGACGGATCCTCAGAAAAACCTTTCCAGAATGTTCAGCAGGGACTACGTCATGTCTCCGGCTGAAATACTGTTGGAAGACGGTCAGGAATTCTTTATTGGTGAAGTTCAAATAAAAGTTATCCATACACCGGGACATACACCGGGCGGCATCTGCCTGCTGACGGACGGTGTGCTGTTCAGCGGGGACACGCTCTTTGACTGCTCCATCGGCAGAGCGGATTTTCCAGGGGGAGATTTTCATAAACTGCTCAGCAGCATCCATGATAAGCTGATGATTTTGGACGACCAAATCCTGGTCTATCCCGGACATGAATCCTTTACATCCATTGGCCGGGAAAGGGTCAGAAATCCATATATCAGTGGAGACCTGGCCTGA
- the hemZ gene encoding coproporphyrinogen dehydrogenase HemZ: MEESILLCSSTIDPKMLASCSQIIAAFFPGKKFRTGRNLMPGELSSDVLPDDMRSAAVRSDAGIIRCAADNGRSDAKGFCMDIESVNTVSGKVYEICLTDRTTGKKYAKTVQTGSADDFYRLKLPGKEPLSQIILKRGLCTFLSEYTGKKLPWGSLTGIRPGKIIGKMTDLGYDEEQKNKVLRELYLVDQEKVSLLHQIEQVQQPFRQMMKEAEHFAGVYLAIPFCPSRCFYCSFPSNTLTGKQTGQLCRYLEALKKEVKLTGEMMRGLGMKADSLYIGGGTPTVLSAADLQMLLETIRDGIPQAERCEYSVEAGRPDTIDHTKLTVMKNFGVNRISINPQTMQEATLPVIGRRHTAADIRECFLLARDISDWVINMDLILGLPGEGSEEVLDSVEKVLALQPDNITVHALALKRGSAAWENHSASNREESIDWQDIQREVHRRIQQRGYIPYYLYRQKYIAGNLENIGYALQGKECHYNIAVIEEQQNIIGLGTGSVSKIRKKGSGHENIYHPLDLQCYEDQLMQAHQKIKQSLTDFLPVL; the protein is encoded by the coding sequence ATGGAGGAAAGTATTCTTCTTTGCAGTTCCACAATCGATCCGAAAATGCTGGCCAGCTGCTCACAAATTATAGCAGCTTTTTTTCCGGGTAAAAAGTTTAGAACAGGCAGAAATCTCATGCCAGGAGAGTTATCTTCCGACGTACTACCGGATGACATGCGATCAGCCGCCGTTCGATCGGATGCTGGAATAATACGGTGTGCCGCTGATAATGGACGGTCTGATGCTAAAGGTTTTTGCATGGACATCGAATCCGTGAATACTGTCTCGGGAAAGGTTTATGAAATCTGCCTAACCGACAGAACGACCGGAAAAAAATATGCGAAGACAGTGCAGACGGGATCAGCGGATGATTTCTACAGACTGAAGCTTCCCGGCAAAGAACCGCTGTCCCAGATCATTTTAAAGAGAGGATTATGTACATTTTTATCCGAATATACCGGAAAAAAGCTTCCGTGGGGAAGTCTGACCGGGATACGGCCTGGTAAAATCATTGGCAAAATGACCGATCTCGGATATGACGAAGAACAAAAGAATAAAGTCTTGCGAGAACTTTACCTCGTTGACCAGGAAAAGGTGAGCCTGCTTCACCAGATCGAACAGGTTCAGCAGCCTTTCCGTCAAATGATGAAAGAAGCCGAGCATTTTGCCGGCGTTTATCTTGCGATACCTTTTTGTCCGTCCCGCTGTTTCTACTGCTCGTTTCCGTCCAATACCCTGACCGGTAAACAAACCGGACAGCTTTGCCGCTATCTGGAAGCTCTGAAGAAGGAAGTCAAACTAACCGGGGAAATGATGCGGGGACTGGGTATGAAGGCCGACAGCCTTTATATCGGCGGTGGTACACCGACGGTGCTAAGCGCCGCCGACCTGCAGATGCTGCTGGAAACCATCCGTGACGGGATTCCACAGGCTGAGCGGTGTGAATATTCTGTTGAGGCCGGCAGACCAGATACAATTGATCATACAAAACTGACAGTCATGAAGAATTTTGGGGTGAACCGGATAAGTATTAACCCTCAGACCATGCAGGAGGCAACGCTGCCCGTGATTGGACGCAGGCATACGGCCGCCGATATCCGGGAATGTTTTCTTCTAGCCAGAGATATTTCCGACTGGGTGATCAATATGGATTTGATCCTTGGACTGCCGGGTGAAGGATCTGAGGAAGTCCTGGACAGTGTGGAAAAAGTACTGGCTTTGCAACCGGATAACATTACTGTCCATGCCCTGGCGCTGAAACGAGGTTCTGCGGCCTGGGAAAACCATTCAGCTTCAAACCGCGAAGAGTCTATAGACTGGCAGGATATTCAGCGCGAAGTCCACCGCAGGATTCAACAGCGCGGATATATTCCGTATTATCTGTACCGACAAAAGTATATTGCCGGTAACCTTGAGAATATCGGCTATGCCCTTCAGGGCAAAGAATGCCACTATAATATCGCGGTGATCGAAGAGCAGCAAAACATCATTGGTCTTGGCACAGGCAGCGTCAGCAAAATACGGAAGAAGGGTTCCGGCCATGAGAATATCTATCATCCGCTGGACCTGCAGTGTTATGAGGACCAACTGATGCAGGCCCACCAAAAAATAAAGCAATCATTAACAGATTTTTTGCCTGTTTTATGA
- the hisS gene encoding histidine--tRNA ligase, translating into MSIQRPKGTQDIIPGTVEKWQFLEEQIRKICSEYGYKEIRTPVFEATELFQRGVGETTDIVNKEMYTFMDKGQRSITLRPEGTASVCRAYTEDKLYALQQPVKMYYLGPMFRYEKSQAGRFRQFHQFGAEVLGGEDPLVDAEIICLIWDFFGRIGLKGLVVEINSVGCPTCRAEHRIRLQEFLQERKDDLCPDCQNRFTKNPMRILDCKNSSCQKLTENAPTTLDTLCVDCAEHFAKIQEYLKIAGVAYQINPRMVRGLDYYQKTAFEITAEGIGAQNAICGGGRYDGLVQEIGGPATPGIGFAMGLERILSVMEKQNVEMMPEIEAPVVIAALGEAARQEGFRLLGDLRQAGLPAVMDLLGKGLKGQLKYADREQARYVLILGDDELSQKMVIVRDMRLGDQQEIPLDQIKAFLLNHTKCEM; encoded by the coding sequence ATGTCGATTCAACGGCCGAAAGGTACACAGGATATCATTCCGGGTACCGTAGAAAAGTGGCAGTTTCTCGAAGAACAAATCCGGAAGATTTGTTCCGAGTATGGATATAAAGAAATCAGAACACCGGTCTTTGAGGCGACCGAACTTTTTCAGCGCGGCGTCGGAGAGACAACGGATATTGTCAATAAAGAAATGTATACCTTTATGGATAAAGGGCAGAGATCCATCACGCTGCGTCCGGAAGGGACGGCTTCCGTCTGCAGGGCGTATACCGAGGACAAGCTTTATGCGCTGCAGCAGCCCGTCAAAATGTATTACCTCGGCCCGATGTTCCGCTATGAGAAGTCCCAAGCCGGACGCTTCCGGCAATTCCACCAGTTCGGAGCAGAGGTGCTCGGTGGAGAGGATCCGCTTGTCGATGCCGAAATCATCTGTCTGATCTGGGATTTTTTTGGCAGAATCGGCCTTAAGGGACTCGTCGTTGAGATCAATTCCGTGGGTTGTCCGACGTGCCGGGCTGAGCACAGGATTAGGCTGCAGGAGTTTCTGCAGGAACGCAAGGATGATCTTTGTCCGGATTGCCAAAACCGCTTTACCAAAAATCCGATGCGGATTTTAGACTGTAAGAACAGTTCCTGTCAAAAGCTGACGGAGAATGCTCCGACGACCCTGGATACGCTCTGTGTAGACTGTGCGGAACATTTCGCGAAGATTCAGGAATATTTAAAAATCGCTGGGGTTGCGTATCAGATTAATCCCAGAATGGTTCGCGGGCTGGATTATTATCAAAAAACGGCCTTTGAAATCACGGCTGAAGGTATCGGCGCCCAGAACGCGATTTGCGGAGGCGGGCGTTATGACGGACTTGTCCAGGAAATTGGCGGGCCGGCCACACCGGGAATTGGTTTTGCCATGGGACTGGAACGTATCCTGAGCGTCATGGAAAAGCAGAATGTTGAGATGATGCCTGAGATTGAAGCGCCGGTCGTGATTGCAGCTCTGGGTGAGGCGGCCAGACAGGAAGGGTTCAGGCTTTTAGGTGATCTTCGGCAGGCCGGGCTGCCGGCAGTTATGGACCTTCTTGGAAAAGGACTTAAAGGTCAGCTTAAATATGCAGACAGGGAACAGGCCCGCTATGTATTAATATTGGGTGACGATGAACTGTCCCAAAAAATGGTGATTGTCCGCGATATGCGGCTGGGAGATCAACAGGAAATCCCGCTGGATCAAATCAAAGCTTTTTTGTTGAATCATACGAAATGCGAAATGTAA
- the aspS gene encoding aspartate--tRNA ligase, with protein sequence MSMLAERIGAGTLNRKNAGEKVKLLGWIQTRRDHGGVIFVDLRDRSGIVQIVFNPDMPANAFNQAEKLRSEYVIKAEGLVRVRPEGSENPNMVTGEIEVVIENLEILNKAKTPPFYIQDNVDVDESVRLKHRYLDLRRTEMQNIFKIRHRVTKIMRDFLDSEGFLEIETPILAKSTPEGARDYLVPSRVNQGTFYGLPQSPQIFKQLLMVAGMEKYFQIARCFRDEDLRADRQPEFTQLDLEMSFIEIEDLLPMMENLIAKIFREVKGIEITLPIPRLTYQEAMERYGSDKPDTRFAMELIDVAPVVKDSGFKVFADVIAKGGRVKGICAKGCAGMPRREIDALTKFVSIYGAKGLAYIVMDPEGMKSPILKFFTEQEINALLAAMGAETGDILFFVADKESVVHNALGNLRLELAKRMELIREDVINCLWVTEFPLFEYDEEEKRYVAIHHMFTSPMNEDIALLDSDPLKVRAKAYDMVLNGMELGGGSIRIHQRDVQEKIFDLIGLSSEEAKEKFGYLLEAFEYGTPPHGGIAFGLDRITMILSGRDNIRDVIAFPKTQSASCLLTQAPSPVVDSQLKELHIKLDLKAKQPSN encoded by the coding sequence ATGTCCATGTTAGCAGAAAGAATCGGAGCGGGTACGCTGAACAGGAAAAACGCAGGTGAAAAAGTCAAATTGTTGGGTTGGATTCAAACCAGAAGAGACCATGGAGGCGTCATTTTTGTTGATTTGCGCGACAGGTCCGGCATTGTCCAGATTGTCTTCAATCCGGATATGCCTGCAAACGCTTTTAATCAGGCTGAGAAGCTCCGCTCGGAGTATGTGATAAAGGCCGAAGGTCTCGTCCGGGTGAGACCTGAAGGTTCAGAAAATCCGAATATGGTTACCGGAGAAATTGAAGTTGTGATCGAAAACCTGGAAATACTCAATAAAGCGAAAACTCCGCCTTTCTATATCCAGGACAATGTGGATGTCGATGAAAGTGTCAGGCTGAAACACCGCTATCTCGATCTCCGCCGGACCGAAATGCAGAACATCTTTAAGATCAGACACAGGGTCACGAAAATCATGCGTGATTTTCTGGACAGTGAGGGGTTCCTGGAAATTGAAACGCCGATTTTAGCTAAGTCAACGCCGGAAGGGGCCAGAGACTATCTCGTGCCCAGCCGCGTGAATCAGGGAACATTTTATGGGCTGCCCCAATCACCGCAGATCTTTAAACAGTTGTTGATGGTCGCTGGCATGGAAAAATATTTTCAGATCGCCCGCTGTTTCCGCGATGAAGACTTGCGCGCGGACCGCCAGCCGGAATTTACCCAGCTCGATTTGGAGATGTCCTTTATTGAGATTGAAGACCTTCTGCCGATGATGGAGAACCTGATTGCCAAGATATTCAGGGAAGTCAAAGGTATTGAGATTACGCTTCCCATTCCGCGGCTGACCTATCAGGAGGCGATGGAACGCTATGGTTCGGACAAACCGGATACCCGCTTTGCCATGGAACTGATTGACGTGGCTCCGGTTGTCAAAGATTCCGGATTTAAAGTATTTGCCGACGTTATCGCGAAGGGAGGCAGGGTTAAGGGGATCTGCGCCAAAGGCTGTGCCGGCATGCCGCGGAGAGAAATTGACGCGCTAACCAAATTTGTCAGCATTTACGGCGCGAAAGGACTTGCCTACATCGTGATGGATCCCGAAGGAATGAAATCACCGATTCTGAAGTTCTTCACCGAACAGGAAATTAACGCGCTGTTGGCCGCGATGGGAGCAGAAACCGGAGATATCCTATTCTTCGTTGCCGATAAGGAATCCGTCGTTCATAATGCGCTTGGAAACTTAAGACTAGAGCTGGCCAAACGAATGGAGCTTATTCGGGAAGATGTGATTAACTGTCTTTGGGTTACGGAATTCCCGCTCTTTGAATATGATGAAGAAGAAAAACGCTATGTGGCGATTCACCATATGTTTACCAGTCCGATGAATGAAGATATTGCCCTCCTGGATTCCGATCCGCTGAAGGTAAGAGCAAAGGCTTATGACATGGTCCTGAACGGAATGGAACTCGGTGGAGGAAGCATCCGGATTCACCAAAGGGATGTTCAGGAAAAAATCTTTGACCTGATTGGTTTGAGCAGTGAAGAGGCTAAAGAAAAATTTGGCTATCTGCTTGAAGCGTTCGAATATGGCACACCGCCCCATGGGGGAATTGCGTTTGGGCTGGATAGAATTACGATGATTCTTTCCGGACGGGACAACATCCGCGATGTCATCGCATTTCCGAAGACCCAGAGTGCTTCATGTCTGCTGACTCAGGCGCCTTCACCGGTCGTGGACAGCCAACTCAAAGAGCTTCATATTAAACTGGACTTGAAAGCAAAACAGCCTTCTAATTAA
- a CDS encoding metal-sensitive transcriptional regulator, translating to MEPKKKSGPGNDIMIRLKRIEGQVKGLQRMLDEEKCCSDILVQVAAVKAAINKVGIMIFEEHSRTCLKDALETENDKALDDLIVLLNRFVH from the coding sequence ATGGAACCAAAGAAAAAAAGTGGGCCGGGAAACGATATTATGATCCGATTGAAACGGATTGAGGGACAGGTCAAAGGATTGCAGCGTATGCTTGATGAAGAAAAATGCTGTTCTGATATTCTGGTTCAAGTTGCGGCAGTCAAGGCAGCAATCAATAAAGTTGGCATTATGATTTTTGAAGAGCACTCCAGAACCTGCTTGAAAGATGCGCTCGAAACGGAAAATGATAAAGCCCTGGATGATCTGATTGTTCTGTTGAATCGGTTTGTCCATTAA
- the trxA gene encoding thioredoxin, with product MAGVNVKTFTAENWQSDVLSSSQLVLVDFWAAWCGPCRMIAPVVEELADEYAGKVTVGKLNVDEQGEISQKYGVMSIPTLLLIKNGEIVDKIVGFRGKPDLVKAIEAKL from the coding sequence ATGGCAGGTGTTAATGTCAAAACATTTACTGCTGAGAATTGGCAGAGTGACGTACTCAGTTCAAGCCAGCTGGTATTGGTCGATTTTTGGGCTGCCTGGTGCGGACCTTGCAGAATGATAGCTCCTGTGGTGGAAGAACTGGCAGATGAATATGCCGGAAAAGTAACCGTCGGCAAATTAAACGTCGATGAGCAGGGGGAAATCTCCCAGAAATACGGCGTAATGAGTATCCCGACACTGCTGCTGATTAAAAACGGTGAAATCGTTGATAAGATCGTTGGCTTCAGAGGGAAACCAGATCTTGTAAAGGCTATTGAAGCGAAATTGTAA
- a CDS encoding flavin reductase family protein, whose protein sequence is MNNEFKLVKPEQLTDNPFKLVGKDWMLITAGNMEKYNMMTASWGGFGVLWNKKVCFCFVRPSRYTYQFMEENDTFTLSFFEEDYRKALSFCGANSGRDVNKASATGITPVESPFGSVYFKEARLVMECKKLYYQDLDPSHFLDPAIESNYKQDDYHRVYIGEIIQCYAKN, encoded by the coding sequence ATGAATAATGAATTTAAGCTAGTGAAACCTGAGCAGTTAACGGATAACCCCTTTAAACTGGTCGGAAAGGACTGGATGCTGATCACAGCGGGAAATATGGAAAAGTATAATATGATGACAGCCAGTTGGGGTGGATTCGGTGTTTTGTGGAATAAGAAGGTATGCTTTTGTTTCGTCCGGCCTTCGCGTTATACCTATCAGTTTATGGAAGAAAATGATACTTTTACGCTTTCGTTTTTTGAAGAAGACTATCGAAAGGCTTTATCTTTCTGCGGAGCAAATTCCGGAAGAGATGTGAACAAAGCTTCCGCTACGGGGATTACACCCGTTGAAAGCCCATTTGGATCCGTCTATTTTAAGGAAGCTAGACTGGTTATGGAATGTAAAAAACTCTATTATCAGGATTTGGACCCGAGCCATTTTCTTGATCCGGCAATTGAAAGCAACTATAAGCAGGACGATTATCACCGTGTTTATATAGGTGAAATCATCCAATGTTATGCTAAAAATTGA
- a CDS encoding EscU/YscU/HrcU family type III secretion system export apparatus switch protein translates to MKRESPNSKKQNMKKAAALAYDHVGAPRIVAKGEGHMAQKIIELAEEQGIPVQNDDTLVEALMQVEMSKEIPPELYQAVAEVLAFIYRLDKMKGTKKDTP, encoded by the coding sequence ATGAAAAGGGAAAGTCCAAATAGTAAAAAACAAAATATGAAAAAAGCTGCTGCCCTGGCCTATGATCATGTTGGTGCTCCGAGGATTGTCGCCAAAGGGGAAGGGCATATGGCCCAAAAAATAATCGAATTGGCGGAAGAGCAGGGCATTCCGGTCCAAAATGACGACACCCTTGTAGAAGCCTTGATGCAGGTAGAGATGTCCAAGGAAATACCGCCTGAGCTCTATCAGGCGGTTGCTGAAGTACTGGCTTTTATTTATCGCTTGGATAAAATGAAGGGGACGAAGAAGGATACGCCTTAA